The following are encoded in a window of Bacillus xiapuensis genomic DNA:
- the fapR gene encoding transcription factor FapR, with the protein MRRSKKDRQTELQETIADNPFVTDEELADRFQVSVQTIRLDRMELSIPELRERIKHVAKEKLADEVRSLPIEEVVGEVIDIELDQSAISIFDVKKNHVFTRNGIARGHHLFAQANSLAVAVINDELALTAKANIRFTRTVYEGERVVAKAKVTNVNTEKERTTVEVNSYVGQELVFQGEFTMYRSNISAKDETK; encoded by the coding sequence ATGAGACGTTCAAAAAAAGACAGACAAACAGAGCTTCAGGAGACGATTGCTGACAATCCTTTTGTAACAGATGAAGAGCTGGCTGACCGCTTTCAAGTGAGCGTGCAGACAATTCGTTTGGATCGGATGGAGCTGTCCATACCTGAGCTTCGTGAAAGAATCAAGCATGTTGCGAAAGAAAAGCTTGCCGATGAAGTGCGCTCGCTGCCAATTGAGGAAGTAGTTGGTGAAGTGATTGACATTGAACTTGACCAAAGCGCGATCTCTATTTTTGATGTCAAGAAGAATCACGTCTTCACAAGAAACGGCATTGCCCGCGGTCATCACTTATTCGCCCAAGCCAATTCGCTTGCGGTTGCTGTCATTAACGATGAACTGGCTTTGACGGCTAAAGCGAATATTCGTTTTACCCGCACGGTTTATGAAGGTGAGCGGGTAGTAGCGAAAGCTAAGGTGACGAATGTGAATACAGAGAAAGAACGGACAACAGTTGAAGTGAACAGCTATGTGGGCCAGGAGCTTGTATTTCAAGGAGAATTTACGATGTATCGTTCCAATATATCAGCAAAGGATGAAACGAAATGA
- the plsX gene encoding phosphate acyltransferase PlsX, whose amino-acid sequence MKIAVDAMGGDHAPKEIILGTNQALAEIPELEVLIFGDQEQINQYLTPNSRVEIIHSDEVILGTDEPVRAVRRKKQASMVMMAQAVADGKAEACVSAGNTGALMAAGLFIVGRIDGIQRPALAPTLPTVDGKGFVMLDLGANADAKPEHLVQYALMGSIYAEKVRGISSPKVGLLNIGTEEKKGNELTKGAFELLSQQTDLHFIGNVESRELLNGAADVIVTDGFTGNMVLKTLEGTALSIFSMLKSSLTSSFKAKIGAGLLKDELYKLKSKMDYTEYGGAGLFGLKAPVIKAHGSSNAHAFYNALKQAYSMAQANVPAMIQKAAAEGR is encoded by the coding sequence ATGAAAATAGCGGTAGATGCCATGGGCGGCGATCATGCACCGAAAGAAATCATTTTAGGAACTAATCAGGCGTTAGCGGAAATCCCCGAGTTAGAAGTGCTGATTTTTGGAGATCAAGAGCAAATTAACCAATATTTAACCCCCAACAGCCGGGTGGAAATTATTCATTCCGATGAGGTTATTTTAGGAACAGATGAACCGGTGCGGGCTGTGCGGCGAAAAAAACAAGCGTCCATGGTAATGATGGCGCAAGCGGTGGCTGACGGCAAAGCTGAGGCTTGTGTTTCTGCAGGAAACACAGGTGCATTGATGGCAGCAGGGTTATTTATCGTTGGCCGGATCGACGGTATTCAGCGGCCGGCTTTAGCGCCTACATTGCCGACAGTTGACGGAAAAGGGTTTGTGATGCTGGATCTTGGAGCAAACGCCGACGCCAAGCCGGAGCATTTAGTGCAGTATGCGCTCATGGGCTCGATTTACGCGGAAAAAGTAAGAGGTATTTCTTCCCCGAAAGTAGGTCTGTTAAATATCGGAACAGAGGAGAAGAAAGGAAATGAATTGACGAAAGGCGCATTTGAGCTGCTGAGCCAGCAAACCGATTTGCATTTCATTGGAAATGTGGAATCGAGAGAACTGCTCAACGGTGCGGCGGATGTCATTGTGACAGATGGATTTACAGGCAATATGGTGCTTAAAACATTAGAAGGCACAGCCCTCTCTATCTTTTCCATGCTGAAGTCCTCGCTGACGTCATCATTCAAAGCAAAGATCGGAGCGGGTCTGTTAAAAGACGAGCTGTATAAGCTGAAAAGCAAAATGGATTATACAGAGTACGGCGGAGCCGGGCTGTTCGGATTAAAAGCGCCGGTTATTAAAGCGCACGGATCATCGAATGCCCATGCATTTTATAATGCGCTCAAGCAAGCGTACTCAATGGCTCAAGCGAATGTTCCGGCCATGATTCAAAAAGCGGCTGCGGAAGGAAGGTAA
- the fabD gene encoding ACP S-malonyltransferase yields MGKIAFVFPGQGSQIVGMGRSLADEHQDIRELFERADQKLGFSLSDIMWKGPQEELTFTMNAQPALLTASIAVLTRFTREGITPDYMAGHSLGEYTALTAANALSFEEAVYAVHKRGQFMEQAVPAGEGTMAAVLGMERDALQHIVDHVAANGDIVGLANLNCPGQIVISGTAAGVDKVSALAKEQGAKRVIPLNVSGPFHSILMKPATAQLEEVLNEITISDCDVPVMANVDAKAVQKASDIQQKLLQQLYSPVLWQDSVEALIAAGVDTFIEIGPGKVLSGLIKKINRQVRVMAIQDEETIRKAIAELKEVAK; encoded by the coding sequence ATGGGGAAAATAGCATTTGTATTTCCGGGACAAGGATCCCAAATTGTCGGTATGGGCCGGTCTCTTGCCGATGAACATCAAGACATTCGTGAATTGTTTGAACGAGCGGATCAGAAGCTGGGCTTTTCTTTAAGCGATATTATGTGGAAAGGGCCGCAGGAAGAGCTCACGTTCACGATGAATGCGCAGCCTGCTTTGTTAACAGCCAGCATAGCCGTGCTGACAAGATTTACTCGAGAAGGCATCACGCCTGACTATATGGCCGGACACAGCTTAGGGGAATATACGGCGTTAACAGCAGCCAATGCCTTATCATTTGAAGAGGCGGTCTACGCTGTCCACAAGCGGGGCCAATTTATGGAACAGGCCGTGCCAGCGGGAGAGGGGACGATGGCAGCCGTTTTAGGTATGGAGCGGGATGCGCTTCAGCACATCGTTGATCACGTAGCTGCTAACGGCGATATTGTCGGGCTTGCCAATTTAAACTGCCCTGGCCAAATTGTTATTTCCGGCACAGCGGCAGGGGTGGACAAGGTCTCAGCGCTAGCGAAGGAACAGGGCGCTAAGCGCGTTATTCCGCTTAATGTCAGCGGTCCTTTCCATTCGATTTTAATGAAGCCTGCAACAGCACAACTTGAAGAAGTATTGAATGAAATCACGATTTCTGACTGTGATGTACCGGTGATGGCGAATGTGGATGCTAAAGCGGTGCAGAAAGCAAGTGACATTCAGCAGAAGCTGCTTCAGCAACTCTATTCTCCGGTACTTTGGCAAGACAGTGTAGAAGCGTTAATTGCTGCGGGTGTAGATACCTTTATTGAAATAGGTCCGGGAAAAGTGCTGTCCGGATTAATTAAAAAAATCAATCGCCAAGTTCGGGTTATGGCTATTCAAGATGAAGAAACGATCCGAAAGGCAATTGCGGAATTGAAGGAGGTAGCCAAATGA
- the fabG gene encoding 3-oxoacyl-[acyl-carrier-protein] reductase, which produces MKLDGKSAIVTGASRGIGREIALELARQGADVVVNYAGNEAKANAVVQEIQALGRQAKAIQCNVADGEAVQKMVKQAVDTFGKVDILVNNAGITRDNLLMRMKEQEWDEVMNTNLKGVFLCAKAVTRPMMKQRSGRIINIASIVGVCGNPGQANYVAAKAGVIGFTKTAAKELASRGITVNAIAPGFITTDMTEDLPEEAKQGMLSQIPLARFGEPADIAKATVFLASEDAKYITGQTLHVDGGMVM; this is translated from the coding sequence ATGAAGCTTGATGGAAAATCAGCAATAGTCACAGGGGCATCCCGCGGAATTGGCCGGGAGATCGCATTGGAGCTTGCCCGTCAAGGAGCGGATGTAGTTGTGAATTATGCAGGCAATGAAGCGAAGGCCAATGCGGTGGTGCAAGAAATTCAAGCACTTGGCCGTCAAGCGAAGGCGATTCAGTGTAACGTGGCGGATGGAGAAGCTGTGCAAAAGATGGTAAAGCAAGCGGTGGACACATTCGGCAAGGTGGATATCTTAGTGAACAATGCCGGCATTACCCGGGATAACTTGCTTATGCGGATGAAGGAGCAAGAATGGGATGAGGTCATGAACACTAATTTAAAAGGTGTGTTTCTTTGTGCGAAAGCGGTCACTAGACCAATGATGAAGCAAAGAAGCGGCCGGATTATTAATATTGCGTCGATTGTCGGCGTTTGCGGAAATCCCGGTCAAGCCAATTATGTCGCGGCTAAAGCAGGAGTCATTGGCTTCACGAAAACCGCAGCCAAAGAGCTGGCGTCGCGCGGCATAACGGTCAATGCCATTGCACCGGGCTTTATTACAACCGACATGACGGAAGACCTTCCGGAAGAGGCAAAGCAAGGGATGCTCAGCCAAATTCCGCTGGCCCGCTTCGGTGAACCGGCCGATATCGCCAAAGCAACTGTATTTTTGGCATCCGAAGATGCAAAGTATATAACCGGCCAAACATTGCACGTAGATGGCGGCATGGTTATGTAA
- the acpP gene encoding acyl carrier protein encodes MENVLERVTKIIVDRLGVEESQVTLEASFKEDLGADSLDVVELVMELEDEFNMEISDDDAEKIATVGDAVNYINSKN; translated from the coding sequence ATGGAAAACGTATTAGAGCGAGTAACGAAAATTATCGTCGATCGTCTTGGAGTGGAAGAGTCTCAAGTAACGCTGGAAGCTTCTTTTAAAGAAGATCTTGGAGCGGATTCTTTAGATGTGGTAGAGCTTGTCATGGAGTTAGAAGATGAGTTCAATATGGAAATCTCTGACGACGATGCGGAAAAGATTGCAACAGTGGGTGACGCTGTGAACTACATAAACAGCAAAAACTAA
- the rnc gene encoding ribonuclease III: MRKPHKDYWKASQRKSEKFKQFQQKLGIQFNDEKLLKQAFTHSSYVNEHRKKPHEDNERLEFLGDAVLELTVSHFLFKKYPLLSEGDLTKLRAAIVCEPSLVTFANELEFGQLVLLGKGEEMTGGRMRPALLADVFEAFVGALFLDQGMEQVLQFLENIVFPKVNSGAFSHVMDYKSQLQELVQRNTKGQLEYKILKEKGPAHSKEFVSQVALNGDVLGTGEGRSKKEAEQLAAQMALMALRQQTE, translated from the coding sequence ATGAGGAAACCACATAAAGATTATTGGAAAGCATCACAGCGAAAAAGTGAGAAGTTTAAACAGTTTCAGCAGAAGCTGGGCATTCAATTTAATGATGAGAAATTATTAAAGCAAGCATTCACACATTCATCCTATGTGAATGAGCATCGGAAAAAGCCTCATGAAGATAACGAAAGACTGGAATTTTTAGGAGATGCCGTTTTAGAATTAACCGTCTCGCATTTTTTATTTAAAAAATATCCGCTGTTATCGGAGGGGGATTTAACGAAACTGAGAGCGGCTATCGTTTGTGAGCCATCGCTTGTCACGTTTGCCAATGAGCTGGAGTTCGGTCAGCTTGTGCTTTTAGGAAAAGGAGAGGAAATGACGGGAGGGCGCATGAGACCCGCTCTTTTAGCAGATGTATTTGAAGCCTTTGTCGGCGCTTTATTTTTAGATCAAGGCATGGAGCAAGTGCTTCAGTTTTTAGAAAATATCGTCTTTCCAAAAGTGAATTCCGGTGCTTTTTCTCATGTGATGGATTATAAAAGTCAGCTGCAGGAGCTGGTGCAGCGCAATACAAAGGGGCAGCTTGAGTACAAAATTCTTAAAGAAAAAGGCCCGGCCCACAGCAAAGAATTCGTTTCGCAAGTAGCGCTGAACGGAGACGTACTCGGCACGGGGGAAGGAAGATCGAAAAAAGAAGCGGAACAATTAGCTGCCCAAATGGCTTTAATGGCGCTTCGGCAACAGACAGAATAG
- the smc gene encoding chromosome segregation protein SMC: MFLKRLEIAGFKSFAERVSVDFVDGVTAVVGPNGSGKSNITDGIRWVLGEQSAKSLRGGKMEDVIFAGSDSRKPLNFAEVTLTLNNEQQRLPIEYNEVNVTRRVYRSGDSEYFINRQPCRLKDIVELFMDSGLGKEAFSIIGQGKVEEILNSKPIDRRTIFEEAAGVLKYKTRKRKAEQKLTETQENLNRVQDILHELEGQIEPLKIQASIAKDYMEKKEELTAYDIACIVYEIDQLHGQWQELKQSFAEHQQEELQLSSRLQKKEAKTAELRDQMTAIDESVNDLQNVLLAVSEELEKLEGRKQVLKERKRNAVHNESQLAGYMKESEAQIKQLSQQAAELKQKVEHDQTEASKLKELLTEKQQELNHLSQNIEDTIETLKADYIESLNEQASAKNELSHIHQQTELLARKKQRIEKENEKQVAERERIEAKKAEIESNLTIAQQELASYVETFRTDQQTLEALKSKYAKQESNLYQAYKILQEAKSRKGMLEALEEDYSGFFQGVKEILKARNQTLSGIEGAVAEVIDVPKEYETALEIALASSMQHIITKDEASARQAIAYLKKHRFGRATFLPLTAMKEKKFPPSIRQSLQNDHRFVGIAAELIRYNPKYSSAIAHLLGLVVIAKDLAGANELAKMLGYRYRIVTLEGDVVNPGGSMTGGAVKQKSSSLLSRKNELESLKGKLVSMEEKTAAVEREVKKLKEMIADKEAVLEQMRHRGEQLRMNEQNWKNELLEWQFSFKTINDRLALYDVEMKEFKEEKERLANRRSAVEQQLAAKREELTDLDGRIKRLTEQKQKESSLKAEILDDISELKSELAVKNEQLSAGKLRLSQVEQELAAAEKKYSQWKEELNWLKSEMTNSDQGEEELKAAVRKKQQDKERTAELISLRRKERMDKQQKLEDEELELKELRRLHKAMNEAVQDEEVKINRLDVELENRLEQLSKDYSLSYEAAKNSYPLPEPIEEVRKKIKLIKLAIEELGNVNLGAIDEYERVHERYTFLQEQRADLQEAKDTLLQVIREMDEEMVRRFKETFQAISTQFLPVFQELFGGGKAELKLTDPNDLLNTGVEIVAQPPGKKLQSLSLLSGGERALTAIALLFSILKVRPVPFCVLDEVEAALDEANVQRFSQYLKKFSADTQFIVITHRKGTMEEADVLYGVTMQESGVSRLVSVRMEEASTLKEEIAR, from the coding sequence ATGTTCCTGAAAAGATTAGAAATCGCCGGCTTTAAATCTTTCGCTGAGCGGGTGTCCGTGGATTTCGTTGATGGGGTGACAGCTGTTGTAGGACCCAACGGATCAGGCAAGAGCAATATTACAGACGGGATTCGCTGGGTGCTTGGCGAACAATCAGCAAAGAGCTTGCGGGGCGGAAAGATGGAGGATGTTATTTTTGCTGGAAGCGACAGCCGGAAACCGCTTAATTTTGCAGAAGTGACGTTAACTTTGAACAACGAACAGCAAAGGCTGCCAATTGAGTACAATGAAGTTAATGTGACGAGACGGGTATACCGGTCGGGGGATAGCGAATATTTCATTAATAGACAGCCGTGTCGTTTAAAGGATATCGTAGAATTATTTATGGATTCAGGTCTTGGTAAAGAGGCCTTTTCCATTATTGGACAAGGGAAGGTAGAAGAAATATTAAACAGCAAGCCAATCGACCGCCGGACGATTTTTGAAGAAGCTGCCGGTGTATTAAAGTACAAAACACGCAAGCGAAAAGCAGAACAGAAGCTAACGGAAACACAAGAAAACTTAAATCGTGTCCAGGATATATTGCATGAGCTTGAAGGGCAAATAGAACCGCTGAAAATCCAAGCTTCCATCGCTAAGGACTACATGGAAAAGAAGGAAGAACTGACGGCTTATGACATCGCCTGCATCGTGTATGAAATTGATCAGTTGCACGGACAGTGGCAAGAGCTGAAGCAAAGCTTCGCGGAGCATCAGCAGGAAGAACTTCAGCTTTCTTCAAGGCTGCAGAAGAAGGAAGCGAAAACGGCTGAACTTCGCGATCAAATGACAGCGATTGATGAATCGGTGAATGATTTGCAAAATGTCTTGCTGGCGGTGAGCGAGGAATTAGAAAAGCTGGAAGGGCGCAAGCAGGTGCTGAAGGAACGCAAGAGAAATGCCGTTCACAATGAAAGCCAGTTGGCGGGCTATATGAAAGAATCTGAAGCCCAAATCAAGCAGCTATCTCAGCAGGCCGCGGAATTAAAACAGAAAGTGGAGCATGATCAGACAGAAGCATCCAAGCTGAAGGAGCTGCTGACGGAAAAGCAGCAAGAGCTGAATCATCTTTCGCAAAACATTGAGGATACGATTGAAACATTAAAAGCGGACTATATTGAAAGCTTAAACGAACAAGCTTCTGCTAAAAATGAGCTTTCTCACATTCATCAGCAGACGGAGCTCCTTGCCCGCAAGAAGCAGCGGATTGAAAAGGAAAATGAAAAGCAGGTGGCGGAGAGAGAGCGGATAGAGGCGAAAAAAGCAGAAATAGAATCCAATCTGACCATTGCTCAGCAGGAATTAGCCTCTTATGTGGAGACGTTCCGCACAGACCAGCAGACCCTCGAGGCTCTGAAGTCCAAGTATGCCAAACAAGAAAGCAATCTATATCAAGCTTATAAAATTTTGCAGGAAGCGAAATCGCGCAAAGGAATGCTGGAGGCGTTGGAGGAAGATTATTCAGGCTTTTTTCAAGGCGTCAAAGAAATATTGAAAGCAAGAAACCAAACCCTGTCCGGCATTGAGGGAGCGGTTGCAGAAGTTATCGATGTGCCGAAAGAATATGAAACCGCTTTGGAAATTGCTCTCGCCAGCAGCATGCAGCATATCATTACAAAGGATGAAGCATCTGCCCGGCAGGCCATTGCTTATTTGAAAAAGCACCGGTTTGGGCGGGCGACGTTTTTGCCGCTGACGGCGATGAAAGAAAAGAAATTCCCGCCGTCTATTCGGCAAAGCCTGCAGAACGATCACCGGTTCGTTGGCATTGCGGCTGAGCTTATCCGCTACAATCCAAAATACAGCTCGGCGATCGCTCACTTATTAGGACTTGTGGTGATTGCCAAAGACTTAGCCGGCGCTAATGAACTGGCGAAAATGCTCGGTTACCGCTACCGGATTGTGACGCTGGAGGGAGATGTGGTCAATCCAGGCGGCTCCATGACAGGCGGGGCAGTCAAACAAAAATCTTCTTCATTGTTAAGCCGGAAAAATGAATTGGAAAGCTTAAAGGGAAAGCTTGTTTCTATGGAAGAGAAAACAGCGGCTGTCGAGCGGGAAGTCAAAAAGCTGAAAGAAATGATAGCGGATAAAGAAGCGGTGCTAGAACAGATGCGCCATCGCGGAGAGCAGCTGAGAATGAACGAGCAAAATTGGAAGAATGAGCTGTTGGAATGGCAGTTTTCTTTTAAAACGATCAATGATCGTCTGGCGCTATATGATGTAGAAATGAAAGAATTTAAAGAGGAAAAAGAACGGCTGGCCAATCGCCGCAGCGCGGTGGAACAACAGCTTGCTGCAAAACGGGAAGAACTGACGGACCTTGATGGCCGAATTAAAAGGTTAACAGAGCAAAAGCAAAAAGAAAGTTCATTGAAGGCAGAGATTTTGGATGATATCAGCGAACTCAAGTCGGAGCTTGCTGTCAAGAATGAACAGTTGTCTGCCGGGAAGTTGCGGCTTTCACAAGTGGAGCAGGAATTGGCCGCTGCCGAAAAGAAATACAGCCAGTGGAAAGAAGAATTGAATTGGCTGAAATCAGAAATGACCAATAGCGATCAGGGGGAAGAAGAGCTGAAAGCCGCTGTCCGCAAAAAGCAGCAGGATAAAGAACGGACGGCAGAGCTGATTTCATTGCGGCGCAAGGAGCGTATGGATAAACAGCAAAAGCTCGAAGATGAAGAACTTGAACTCAAGGAATTGCGTCGCCTACATAAGGCCATGAATGAAGCGGTGCAAGATGAGGAAGTCAAAATAAACCGTTTGGATGTTGAGCTTGAAAACAGACTGGAGCAATTAAGCAAGGACTATTCGCTATCCTATGAAGCCGCAAAAAACAGCTATCCTCTCCCGGAGCCAATTGAAGAAGTGAGAAAGAAAATTAAGCTGATTAAACTGGCGATTGAAGAGCTTGGAAACGTCAACCTCGGTGCCATCGACGAATATGAACGGGTGCATGAGCGCTATACATTTTTACAAGAGCAGCGAGCGGATCTGCAGGAAGCGAAGGATACGCTGCTTCAAGTCATCCGTGAGATGGATGAAGAGATGGTCAGAAGGTTTAAAGAGACCTTTCAAGCAATCAGCACGCAGTTTCTTCCGGTCTTCCAAGAGCTATTCGGAGGAGGGAAAGCAGAGCTGAAGCTAACGGATCCGAATGATCTATTAAACACAGGGGTCGAAATCGTCGCGCAGCCGCCAGGGAAGAAATTGCAGAGTTTAAGCTTGCTTTCAGGGGGAGAACGAGCCCTGACAGCCATAGCTTTGCTGTTCTCCATCTTAAAGGTGCGCCCGGTTCCTTTCTGCGTGCTAGATGAAGTGGAAGCAGCGCTTGATGAAGCGAATGTTCAGCGCTTTAGCCAATATTTAAAGAAATTCAGTGCTGACACGCAGTTTATCGTGATTACTCACCGCAAAGGCACGATGGAAGAAGCGGATGTTCTATATGGCGTGACCATGCAGGAATCCGGCGTATCCAGGCTGGTTTCCGTCAGAATGGAAGAAGCATCAACGTTAAAGGAGGAAATCGCTAGATGA
- the ftsY gene encoding signal recognition particle-docking protein FtsY, with product MSFFKKLKEKFTSTTDQATEKFKSGLTKTRDSFTNKVNDLVARYRKIDEDFFEELEEILIGADVGFDTVMELVEKLKFEVKRRNTKDPAEVQDIITEKLVEIYQGSDEAINEVNMQEDGLTVILFVGVNGVGKTTTIGKLAHKYKSEGKKVLMAAGDTFRAGAIEQLEVWGERTGVEVIKQKEGSDPAAVMYDAVRAAKSRQADILLCDTAGRLQNKVNLMKELEKVKRVIEREVPNAPHEVLIVLDATTGQNAMIQAKTFKEATDVSGIVLTKLDGTAKGGIVLAIRKELNIPVKFVGLGEKVDDLQPFDAEKYVYGLFSGMLQEKETENENED from the coding sequence ATGAGTTTTTTTAAAAAGCTTAAAGAGAAATTTACATCTACCACCGATCAAGCGACAGAGAAATTTAAATCGGGGTTGACGAAAACGAGGGACAGCTTTACTAATAAAGTGAATGATCTGGTAGCCCGCTACCGCAAAATTGATGAAGATTTTTTCGAAGAGCTGGAAGAAATTTTAATTGGTGCTGATGTCGGCTTTGATACGGTGATGGAGCTTGTTGAGAAGCTTAAATTCGAAGTGAAGCGCCGCAATACCAAAGACCCGGCCGAAGTGCAGGACATCATAACGGAAAAGCTGGTTGAAATTTATCAGGGAAGCGATGAAGCGATAAATGAAGTCAATATGCAGGAGGATGGATTGACCGTCATTCTATTCGTGGGTGTAAACGGCGTCGGTAAAACCACCACCATTGGAAAATTAGCGCATAAATATAAATCAGAAGGCAAAAAAGTACTGATGGCTGCGGGAGATACGTTCCGTGCCGGGGCGATCGAACAGCTGGAAGTGTGGGGAGAACGGACAGGAGTAGAGGTAATCAAGCAAAAGGAAGGCTCCGATCCTGCGGCTGTTATGTATGACGCGGTGCGTGCGGCGAAGTCCCGCCAAGCGGATATCTTGCTCTGCGATACAGCTGGGCGTCTTCAAAATAAAGTGAATTTAATGAAAGAGCTGGAGAAAGTGAAGCGCGTTATTGAACGGGAAGTGCCAAATGCTCCGCATGAAGTGCTGATTGTCCTGGATGCTACGACCGGACAAAATGCGATGATTCAAGCAAAAACCTTCAAAGAGGCGACGGATGTTTCGGGAATTGTGTTAACTAAGTTGGATGGCACTGCAAAAGGCGGCATAGTACTGGCTATCCGCAAAGAGCTGAATATTCCTGTCAAGTTTGTCGGTCTTGGAGAAAAAGTGGATGATCTGCAGCCGTTTGATGCTGAGAAATATGTGTATGGCTTATTTTCCGGTATGCTGCAGGAGAAGGAAACAGAAAACGAAAACGAAGATTGA
- a CDS encoding putative DNA-binding protein, with translation MIEKTTRMNFLYDFYQSLLTDKQRSYMSLYYLDDFSLGEIAEEYKVSRQAVYDNIKRTELMLEEYESKLLLLKKFQERTKLLKQLRTRAPKNVLPIIEALEKLD, from the coding sequence GTGATTGAAAAGACGACGAGAATGAATTTTCTTTATGACTTTTATCAGTCGCTGTTAACGGATAAGCAGCGCAGCTACATGTCCCTCTATTATTTGGATGATTTCTCTCTCGGCGAAATTGCGGAAGAGTATAAAGTAAGCCGCCAGGCGGTTTATGACAATATTAAACGCACGGAATTGATGCTGGAGGAGTATGAAAGCAAATTATTGTTATTAAAAAAATTTCAAGAGCGCACCAAACTGCTGAAGCAGCTGAGAACACGAGCTCCAAAAAACGTGCTTCCGATCATTGAAGCGCTCGAGAAATTAGATTAG